The Venturia canescens isolate UGA chromosome 4, ASM1945775v1, whole genome shotgun sequence genomic interval CTTCACTTATCCTCGTAcacaacgttttatcgttGCAGTTATATTCGTCCTTAAATATGACTGCGATTCTACGCTCGCGCGAAAGTATGAGATTATACTCTCCTCCCAGAATTAACGAATATCAATAATTGTCCGGCGCAgctgttttgtttttatgcAACCGGCGACCAAAACAATAATGGAATGTTGATGGTTTTGGTGGAAAAttacaatgaaatattttcaatatcattTTAACGAGCTGTTTCCTCTCATCGGCAAAAAGTAGCTcacaaaaaatgtggaaaattaATCAATACTGCACGAAgctaattttctttattcattttcagaCGAACAAAGTAGCTGGTGGACCGCCAGGAGCCAACGCACCGCCCCCGCCAACTTTGATCAACAAAATCAAATACCAACCAGGAGGCCCGGTAATCAAAAAGGACAAACGACAAAGCAGTTCGAGATTTAACATTTCGAAGAATCGAGAACTCCAGAAATTGCCTTTGTTGTCtggtaaggaaaaaaaaatcaataaaaaaaaaggagagaaaaaagagaagcaAGGACAACCATGCGGCGAGGAAACTTGGAAAAGTTCTTTCGTGATTGAACATAAATTGAGATACTGATCGTACAGTCGTGTCAATAagtttcccatttttttcaatttactaTTTCCAATTATTAAATTAGCGTTGTCAAACTTGATCGAAAATaccaaattttgagaaaaaaatcgaccgaGATCCATTTCCACATTTGTTTCGACacaaataataagaattttttattctggcAAAGCAAATAATTAAGGGAACCGTTTGTGGGATTTTTAACGCAAACATTGAAAACTTTGCGCCTTTTTCTTGAATAGAAATCATACTGAACATACATTTTTAACTAAATCACGTTCAGTTCTAATGACAGATTtccatagaaataaaaaattcgaaatggtCGACTTTCCGACAAGTCTGTACAGCAGTCCACATTCCTaacttaataaaaaaatgaatattatgacgataaaaaaaaagagggatgATTCGGTGAATCCCCGGGGTATTGGAAAACGTGGGATAAAAAGCGAAGTATCGAAATAGTTTATTCTTCGTCTCCTCTGTCCGGCCGTCTAAATCCATAATTTagtaaaagaggaaaaaaaatggcacgtATACACACATAGATTTGGATGAAGAAGCATATAAAAGGAATGAGCGAGTGGATCAAGGCGTTGGAAAACGTATGTGGTCAGCCTAGATTCGACGTAAAAGTCCGTCAACATAATTTGTCCGGAGAGTGGCTCCCGTGGCTCGATTAATGGAGCTCGACGCATTCGAAGTACGTCATTCGTTTGGGTCTCGGATCGATATCGATGTTGGAATGAATAACCATTTTTCCATCACCCGATGGGTGTTTTCTCGAGACGTTTGAGTTCCGTCTCTGTTTCTCAGTGGCCGATTGACCAGTTGACTCTTGAGCAGTATCGCAGAATCTCGCGTGGAAGgaggaatgaagaaaaaaaaaaggcggtgtaaaaaaggaagaaattatCATTACCGCTTTGCTGTGTCACGCgaggagattttttattcgccTCGTCCTCATCCGAAACGTGGTGTGCAAAGTGAATGGCCCCCAACGGTACAATGAGTACGCGAGAGACGAGTGACCCCGCTTCGTGCCCCGGCACAGTGTGTCCCACCTTCGCACCGATCGAGGACTCGTTTCATCTCTCTCCTTTCTCTCCCGCATTCCATTCATTTCCATCTCGAGTACGGTGCAACCCTCTGGATAAAGTGATTTTATTCAGCCCCTTTCATCTTCCTCGCTCTCAtgcattttattcaattttttaaacctCCATCTGGAAGATGGACggatgaaaattcttcaatattAATGGAATAGAGAGATGTTACGTTTGTACAAGAACCGAGTGAGACGGAACAGGCGTATCCTGGCCTTCCCCAACGCCTCCGAGATCTTCGAATCACCGATTCTGCCggataaaagagagaacgaaGAGACAGAGGAGAGAGACCAGAACAAGAAGAAAAGAATACTCTTCGTCGACCGACCAATCTGCTCGCGTTTTCCTCCGCCTACGTCAGAGGATATCGATTGTCCTTTGGGTCGCGCACGCGCTCCCCTATCGCTTCGCATATACGCTTCGGGTCTTTCGTCTCCCTTCTCATCCCTGCCTGCTAAAAAGGGGAGGTCGGCGGCGTATATCACGACGTAAACAGTAACCGCCGAGTGCGCCGTCCTTTTGCCCTGTCGAGCACACACTTGCTCGCTCTTGAACTCCCTAATTCGTGGAAATATACGCCGGTTTTAAAAGAATTCGTTCAGTTGTCTCCTTCCCGGGAGTACGAATCTCATTCTCTTCCCGATTCATTCACAAGTTCACTACTTTTTATAAACTACCCAACGCtccaaaaaaattgctttttttttttctttttttattgtgaGTGCAAATTTATTGACTCTCCCGGTGAAATTAAATCTTCCGGTGGCTGAAGAAACGAGTGGCTACGATTGTGGCGATTGGGGTGGTTTCCGAATGTCGCAGGTGCAACGAAatagaataataaaaacaagaataaaCTAAAAACAAACCTAATTCTCACCGGGTTCTCGTGTCGTAATCGTTTTCGCACGTCGAGTTTCTTATCGAATGATAAAATACGAATTTAAAATTGAGTCTTCTCGTTTTaacgtgtatatttatatggatatttatatataacgGGGCCAGTGGAATATCTTAATCGGTCATTGACCGAAAGCTCTCTCGGTGACTTGCCCCTGTCTATTTCAACGAATCTTCCGACAGGTGCGCCCCTCGAGCTCGTTCGATCCCACTGCAGATGCTTCCCGCACACCCCTTAACACCCAAACTCATGTCCGCCTGCTTCGTCTTTCTCGAATATCCACAATATTGATCTAAAACGttgataaaaaacgaaaggaCGACACCGAAGGACTGACGAACAAACTCAACTTCGACCGGCTGCTGTCCTCCGTTCGCTGCGAATTACGATCCTGCCGAAGCAACAGATTGCCCGCGAAAGGTCGTTCCATACCGTCAACCCTCGCACGACCAACTTATACAAGAGCTTACTTTTTCTACGATCTACCCCACGAGTGCTCGTGGGCTTTTAACGAATCACGGTCGAGTTTTTCGATCGACCGGTCAACGAGTTTATAAAAACGTTTACGCTTGCCCTCAACGCACATGCAAAATGGTTCACGTTGGTGAAATGAGCCCGTCGTTGGGCAGCGGACTACCGAAAAGTCCAAGCTTCCATCAGGGTCTCGCTTTTGCTACTGTTATGAGAAAATTCGAGAACAACAAACCTTGCCCGTCCGCTTCGGCACTCCAATATCAACCTCTTCAACCTTTGCTCATCGGTAAATTCAGGCTCtaacttttccattttttgtcaCATTCTTTACTCATTGGACGAGAAAAGTTAAGGGCATTCGATTTCTAGAAATCGTGTATCGTATTGCTCGTGGTTATGAGAACCGAATTCGAGAAAAGTGTCGACACTTCTCTATTCTTTATTTTACTGATTCTGCGCGCAATCAACGAAGAGAAGTGTTTCGTGATTTTGGCgcaggaaaaaatttcgaatttgttTACATGGGAATTCATTCTATCAGGAAAGTTTTCTTGGTGATTCTTCACCGACGAATTCACACGTTTATCATCACTTTTTCAACGTACTTTTGctgatatttcgttttttcattacttttcatTGTGTTTTTATTATAGATACCGAACAAGGCAACGAGCGGGAAGAACTTTTCATACAGAAGCTTCGCCAATGCTGCGTCCTGTTCGATTTCGAGTCAGATCCTTTGTCGGACCTAAAATGGAAGGAAGTCAAACGTGGCGCGCTTTCCGAGATGGTCGAGTACGTGAACAAAAACAGAAACGTCATCACCGAGGCTATATACCCCGAGGCAGTGAATATGGTAATCCaatttctctcctttttatcaaaattattgcgttttttttctccatcttgAGAAAAGACTCATCGTGGCTTTAGAttgcaacaatttttttgaaattggaaataaatttttgctaACATTTGTCAAAAATATCCggatgaaagattttttctcgtGCCCGGTCCCTGACTCTTTATACTTGgacaaaatagaatttttttaatgaatgaaACACTTCTGCATGGAGTCAAATACATTTATACGAATTCTGGGATGTTTGAAGAATCGAAGCAGtggaaaaatgacgaattgtATTACATACACATTCATGTTTTACGCAAAATGGTTATTTTCTTTACTATGTTTCGCAGTTCGCGGTAAACTTGTTCCGTACTTTGCCGCCATCATCGAATCCGAATGGTGCCGAGTTCGATCCGGAGGAGGATGAGCCAACATTGGAAGCTGCATGGCCCCATTTGCAGCTCgtttacgaatttttcttGCGCCTATTGGAATCACAAGATTTTCAACCTACTATAGCGAAACGCTACATCGACCACAAATTTGTTCTGCAACTACTCGAGTTATTCGATTCCGAAGATCCGCGTGAGAGAGATTTTTTGAAGACAACTCTGCACAGGATCTATGGAAAATTTTTGGGTCTCAGGGCTTATATAAGGAAGCaaataaataatgttttcTATCGATTTATATACGAGACTGAGCATCACAATGGAATTGCGGAATTGTTGGAGATTCTTGGGAGGTAAGCGATTCAATGGTacaataaaaacttttgaaaaaagcgaaaaatacCTGAATAACTTgattttcttacttttttatAGCATTATTAACGGTTTTGCTCTACCGCTGAAAGAGGAACACAAAATATTTCTATTGAAAGTGCTGTTGCCATTGCACAAGGCAAAATCACTATCCGTCTATCACCCACAACTGGCTTATTGCGTTGTTCAATTTCTCGAGAAAGATCCGAATCTTACCGAGCCTGTTATCAAGAATTTACTGAAATTTTGGCCAAAGACTCACTCGCCAAAGGAGGTAATGTTTCTCAACGAACTCGAGGAAATATTGGACGTTATCGAACCGGCTGAATTCCAAAAAGTCATAGATCCATTATTTCGACAACTAGCCAAGTGTGTCTCGTCGCCACATTTTCAGGTGATTGATTTTTCTATGAATTCTAATAGCAACATAAGAAATGGTCTTTGCAAAGATTCTTTTCCAGCATTTTTTCATGCAACATCGATCTCTGTAATTgcaagaattttcattcgaacagGTGGCTGAGAGAACGCTCTATTATTGGAACAACGAGTACATAATGTCTCTTATCGCTGATAATTATTCGATTATTCTGCCGATTATGTATCCAGCGTTGTATAGAAATTCGCGAAATCACtggaataaaacgattcacgGGTTAATTTACAACGCCCTCAAACGTTTGATGGAgatgaatcaaaaagttttcGACGAATGTACACAGCAATACGTTCAGGTAGGTTCGAATTTACtgttacaatttttaaagagaATTTCGTATTGACTATTTCACAAAAAACAGTCCACTAAAGTGTAATTCCTGTTTGACAGGATCGacagaaagagaaacgaatgCTCAAGGATCGTGACGAAGCCTGGAACCGCGTTGAGGCACTTGCGATGAGACATCCTAATTACAAAATTGTCGCCAAAGGTTCGACGAACAGTCCTTACACTTTGCCGCAACATTTGGACAGTCCACCACCGGATGAGGACGTCGAGAATGATCAAATTCCCCTTACGCTGGAGAAAATTGAAGCTAAAGCAAATGAGGTGAATTTATTACAGTATTCCCATTGATCCAGTTGTTAAATTACTTAGGTGAAAAACTGATTATCCAAACAGTTATTATCGTTCAAATTTCGTAGGTTCAACTAGTACGTTGTCAAATGTACAACTTACAATTTGACCACGAAAAATCATGATTACTTGATTTGACCAATCCTCCAATGGATACCTTGTAACTATTGCAAAGTATTGCAGCAACAAAGCTTATAATAAACGTGATAAATTCTATTGAACAGGTGAAATTGTCAAACGTGAATAAGGGAAAGCCTCTATTGCGAAGGAAGAGTGAATTGCCACAGGATTCGTACACGATGCGAGCGCTGTCCGACCACAAGCGAGCCGATGAGTATCTCGTAACGCCACCGGATCCGAACAACTGCTAGTCCCTACCTAACTCCCTTCCGATCTATCCTCTGTTCTGCTGCAGAAACGTCAGAACTTAGCTGTCTCGTTCCATCCGTACGATGCAGCGGTGTTGATCGTTGCAATGAGGAAAAACGAGATAGTGTGATTTTGAGAGAACCGAAAAAGCGATAAAAACCAagaaaagcgagagagagagagaaaaagagggacagaaagagaagagagaaaaagtaaagggagagaaagagaaagaaatcaaAAATCAGAAGTGTAATCGATGAGTGAAATTgaaatcgtcgaaaaatggCTGGGGCCGCAGGTGCAGGATATCTGCGTCTGGgcaaaaagtttttcgatcgAGATTTCGTCATGCAATTACGTTAATAAggataacaaaacaaaaaacgagtaGCGATGAGAAAAGTCAAACcgcgagattaaaaaaaaatcgaaaacatgGTAAAAACGATTTCGTCCaagcgacgagaaaaaaagactcTCGCAGAATTGTCGAACCATTTGGCTTGTCTCTGGCGCGACTTTGCGGTGTCGGAACGGATGGAACGAAGACCAATAcgattctccttttttttttctccctttacACACAAGACGATTCCGTCGATGCCGTTTATAGTGAACGAACCGATAAAAAGCGGTGAAGATAACCAACAACGTGTAATTCACACAACAGACAGTTTTCTACGAGAAAAGATTTGGGagaagagaacaaaaaaatactctGCCACCCTCAATATTTAAAAGTGATCATGGATCGTTGCCGAGGAAAACAAGCGGATAACGATTGAACTACGCTGTCTCGATCGTCGTCGTTACACGGATGACCGAATCGCACCGATTCGCGAATAACTCGCAAAACAAATGTACATCAGTAACAACACACACAAACGAACtaaaaaatacaaacgaaATTACGACAAGTTTTGCAGATTCGCAGAACACGGCGCTTTGCTTTCGTCCTTATATCGTACGAGATGCAGGTTTATCAGAGCCACTTCGATGGTAGTTTCAGTTAGTCTTTAGACGTTTAagaaagcaaataattcacgaaaaaatgttaacaaaatatgaaatcgaggaaaattatatatctatatatatgatttatatatatatatataacccGCATCATACGGCAGGATTACTTTCCACTAGATGCCTTCTGTGAGTAACACCAGGTATTATTCGACAATTTACGCATTGTATCGTCAACTATAATCACCGTTCATGAACTTTAGAACCGCTCGCATTGTCAATCAATCGGTCCTAAggtcgagaagaaaaataactgTGCTATCGCGAACAAAATTAGTATTGAAGCAACAAAAAGgtgtaaaaaaaacgagagttaTGAAATAAACAAGCAGGAACATAAGTAAAacagacgaaaaaataataataaataataaaaaaaaaaagagggaaaaaccAAGTGAGACACGTAAGTCTTTGCGCTGCTGGCAGGCTGTTATGTTAATATTAACGATAAACCTTGTTGAAGATAAATATAGTAAGCTCTTATATTGAATATTACAAATGAaagctacaaaaaaaaaggaagaaaaatgaaatatgatCGAAATTGATTTAATTATTGATTAATGCGATAAAAGAAAGGGGACGATGAAGATGTGAAAGAAAATGGTCACCTCTGCTGAACGTTGATTATTGGTAGTAAGCATGATTCAAAATATAACCGTGAATAAATGTAAATGTGAATAAACTGAGAAGGAAACATCAAATAAAAGGGCATCCGGAGGCTTGCAGCAGTTCGGAATAAAAGTTCGTCTCGGATTTTTAGTACGTTTTTGGTGTGATGCATATTCGGAACGGAGTCAAATCGTCGAAGTATTTTGCGTCCGTAGGGGAAAAGAGTCTCTATCTTAATAATTGTAATTCGAAAAAcgtagaaaaatgaagaaaaaaaacgtaaacaaaCATGCGAGGAAGGGAAAACATGAgagaaaaactaataaaataacgaaaatccgACAAATTCATATGAGACTCGTCGAGTGCATGAGCAAGTCGAATTCGACGGTGAATGAGTATCGACTGAAcattggaaactcaaaacTGGTTCATTCAAGTGTATCGCGTTTATCAAACTAAAtacaaaacgagaaaaaataaaaaaaaaaaaagataaaaacaaaCCGAGAAAATTCATACAAAAAGCTTCGTTGCACGATATCCGTAGGCGGGAATAATGTGGAAGTACGAGAGAGTGCGAGAGAATGTgtgtgcgagagagaaagagagtaagagagagagaggtctGCTCGTCATTTTATATTTACTAAATACTGATGTATGATTGTATACCGCgggagtttttttcacacgTAGCTTTACGTTCAAGTGCAGATAAGAAAATATTATTCCGAGGCCAAGATGATTGTTCAgtaaggaaaataaaaaaatgaaaaaatttaaaaaaccatAGAGGGCCCCGACGTTATGttgcaaaaaatatatatatatggaaaaagCACAGAGCTGCTTCGATGACGATAAACTCTGAGGCTTTGCCAACTCTGTACTatgagtgattaataaaggaACAAAAGCCGTAGTCGTTTACGCAACTACTGTAAATATCACATGTAAATAATATTACTGTTGGTTTTCAACTCCGTTTTCGTTTGAACCCTACGAGAAGCATTCATTCAAATCATATTCcatattcaatatttatttgattcgtttttttatatagtacgggcaatttttttattttcgtttataaACTGGAGTTCTCTTTGTTTTTGCTGTTCACTTATTCAATCTGATTCGATGCATCGTACGCATACAGTGGAAATTTGTCGAACCGTTGGAgtgaagttttttttgtaatttaataAACTGTTATCATAGATTTCAGGCTTGATTATTGCAAGAAATCTACGAGATTTGTCTGTCAGTTTCGTGTATTTAGTTGACAATGCTTCGTGGGATCTATAATTTTCTCTAGATGCTCGTTTATCGCAGTAAGTGCATTTAGGAAAACGCcgataataatttttcgtgaTCTTGTTGAAGGCGTAGTTTCACAGTCAATAAAGGGTTACTAAACACAAGTTTAGCTCATCAATAAAGCTGGAAAGTGTGCCGTTATAGATCTTGCCAGCTTTAACTCCCCAATTTCGATATATATATGCGCACGCGTTTTCTTCTCAGTTGATAAAATAATACACTGAATAGCCGCTTAAAGAAAATATAGTGTTCTGCTGTCTTCCCTCCAATTTTCTGATTCGCCATCCACAGCACAGTACTAACAACTAACACATATTTGCGATTCGCGCAGATCGTACGCAAGCACACCACGTGGTTGATGTTTATGAATTGCCGCACAAAGTAATAATTCTATGTAAAAATTGTCTCGAACGCTGAAAACACACGATGCAAGGTAAGTGGAACAATAATAAGCGAAAACTAGATCTGAAAATTGTTAAGAAAGTACTCAATCGGTAGTTTTATCTGTCAACTAAAATCCACCGCATCAACATAACCTCAATCAGTTGACTATCATTCATTGCtcacatttattgaaattttgatattatttGTGCAGGTGGCAAAATGAAATCTAAGAAATCGAAGAAAGCTGTTGACGATGCGGCGAAAACTTTATACGTGCGTCTACCGCACACGATCAAAAGTAAGAAAGAGATTGAAGATCTTTTTTCTGGCGATATTACAGTCAAATTGACCAGACAATCTTCGAGACATTGTCACGTGGTTTTTCCGagcgtcgaggaaaaaattaaaaatatgaaaagtattaaaaaaaaaaaaatcgatgggaAACGCATTCTTGCCAGTGAACCCAGAATTAATCCGtcaggggaaaaaaaaaataaagaaaagaaaatcaaagtATCTAAGCCCGCCCAGGGAATGAAGATCACCCAAACGTAAGtcaaaattgaaacattctaaTTTCTGTACCTAAAGTAGAAGAAGAAAAGCATTGTTGTCCAGTTGAAAAGTTAtgcgaataagaaaaaattgggaacaaatcaaattttatacacaaatttttttattgagagtTTGATTTCCGGCTACTATTAACTTTTATTATACGGTACTCGTTTGATTTGGACATTGACTACAAATTCGGCTATTCACACAAATTATCAGTATTTTTTGGctgctgaataaaaaaaaaattaaaaaaagatcTCCAATGGAAATTATACTTGTTCAACTGGACCAATGGACAAATTgccaaagaaatttttcatcgcacAAGATTCATGGGTTGTCATGATTATTGTGAATGTAACTAGGagtattataaatattatttgatATGTATGAAATAtgtttatctttttttcagacttcATGTTTCCAACGTCAGAGGAGGTACTAAGGCACATGAAATTAAAGAAGCTTTCCCAGGCTGCTCATCCGTGGTTATGCTCAAATCTAAAAACTCAAGAACCAAGTaaattaacaatttcatgctaataaaataaatactaaATTTTGCTTCAAATTCAATCCCAAACGATAAGAACATATttctattacattttttcgattactaatattttattttattatatattcaaATATTCGATGAACAAAATTTCGTACTTCCACTCAAGgaaaatataaatacattGAAATGCTAAATTCATGATAATCAGCTGTTTATTCTTTTTGTAGAGTCGCCATCGTAAAGCTCCGCAGTATTAACCTGGCTGGTGAATATTTGCGTAGACAGCGAAAGTGGCCTGAGGTGAGAGGTCAAGTTCTAAGAATTCAGCCAAAAGTAGtaaaaagagcgaaaaaatcGCGCAGGAAATTGGTTCGTATGAAGATTTACGATGGCGAGGGTAACGAAATAATCAACGAATCtaagaaaaagagtgaaaaacaaagcaaagtgggaaaaaaagaaattgaaagcgCCGAAGAGTctgaagacgacgacgaagaagaagaagaagaagaagaagaagaagaagaagaaggagaagaagaggaagTCGAACAAGATGATGAAGAAGCTGACGAAGATGATGGAGCTGATGAAGATGACAgtgaagaagaggaagaagaatcAGACGAGTCCAGTGAAGAAGAATAGTTCAGTAGTTTGAATTACGAGAATTGACGTATAGATTGAATCGTTAATTAATTTACATCGTAATGGTATATTTTAATTTGCCACTCGATTATTAATATACTACATTTCTATAAGGAATCTTGTTTATATTTTAAGGCTACTGTTGATTATCCAGACtggtcaatatattttttcgacaCTCACGCAGTCCTGAAACTATTTATCCTTGCTTGGCGAGCTTCTCGTAGTTTCATACCAAAGTAAATGACAAAGAAGTAAATTATCTCAATTATCGAGACGAAGCTGCAGCCAAGGAAAAGACTGAATACGCCCCCCAGAGAAGCtagaaagaaatattttagttaatttttaaaagtcACTTTCCAAATGACCTTCGGATATTCTGCGAAAGTTATATTCTTATTTTGTGATAAACGTGAAACCATTGTTCGGCTAAATTTACATTCAATCGTTTTCTAAAGATTTTTTCAGCTTGAAATTTCTTCAAGTTCCACATGAATTGCCACAGGAGTAAAAATCCTTTGTTGTTCACTTACAAACGAGGTTGATCCAGGAAAGGACGAGTTCTCGGCGTTGTAGCATCGCAGATTGTTCCGAATATGTAACGTGTATGGCAGTAGGGTTTGTAAGCTTGCTCGCTTTTTTACTGCAAAGATAAAGGAATTTTTGTCACTTACCAAATAAGATAATTCAGTATAacgagaatctttttttttaacgaaacgaACCGATTGATCGTGAGAGCTTTTACTGGAAtgtaaagagagaaaaaatgtgagaaaaattcgGTTCGTTCGAGTATAAAAGAAAAGATTATTTCACGAGCATTGGGAACAAGACTGACAGTTTGAACTCACTAGAATGGTGAAGGATTGAATTGTGGAGCGTTGAACGGTAGTGAAGTCGTGGTCAAAGAGTACATGGAGTTTTCGCAGTCCGGCAAACAGCCACAGTTTGGATCGTTGAGTACCAAAGAGTAGGCTTTCGGTTTAATTCGAGTGAGACACGAGATGTGGGTGATATTGCAAAAGGCTTGATAGGGGCGCCGTTCGTAGGAGAAAAAAGGCAGGCAACCGCA includes:
- the LOC122409848 gene encoding troponin T, skeletal muscle-like produces the protein MQGGKMKSKKSKKAVDDAAKTLYVRLPHTIKSKKEIEDLFSGDITVKLTRQSSRHCHVVFPSVEEKIKNMKSIKKKKIDGKRILASEPRINPSGEKKNKEKKIKVSKPAQGMKITQTLHVSNVRGGTKAHEIKEAFPGCSSVVMLKSKNSRTKVAIVKLRSINLAGEYLRRQRKWPEVRGQVLRIQPKVVKRAKKSRRKLVRMKIYDGEGNEIINESKKKSEKQSKVGKKEIESAEESEDDDEEEEEEEEEEEEEGEEEEVEQDDEEADEDDGADEDDSEEEEEESDESSEEE